From the genome of Myxococcota bacterium, one region includes:
- a CDS encoding PQQ-binding-like beta-propeller repeat protein has translation MTHTPAEILREYGPFPGIDHVHGVSFDGQHVWLAAGDSLQALDPESGKIVRSIPAVAHAGTAFDGQHLWQIAEDRIQKIDPKTGRVLATIPAPGGGTDSGLAWAEGTLWVGQYRARKIHQIDPETGAILRTLESNRFVTGVTWVDGELWHGTWEGDESDLRRIDPRTGEVLQKLDLPPGVPMSGLESDGADRFFCGGSKTGKVRAVRRPRAVSESRPAKRRTGGGTPK, from the coding sequence ATGACACACACCCCAGCCGAGATCCTTCGCGAATACGGCCCCTTCCCGGGCATCGACCACGTGCACGGCGTCAGCTTCGACGGCCAGCACGTGTGGCTCGCCGCCGGCGACTCACTCCAGGCCCTCGACCCCGAGAGCGGCAAGATCGTGCGCTCCATCCCCGCCGTCGCGCACGCCGGCACCGCGTTCGACGGCCAGCACCTGTGGCAGATCGCCGAAGACCGCATCCAGAAGATCGACCCGAAGACCGGCCGCGTGCTCGCCACCATTCCCGCGCCCGGCGGCGGCACCGACTCGGGTCTGGCCTGGGCCGAAGGCACGCTCTGGGTGGGTCAGTACCGCGCGCGCAAGATCCACCAGATCGACCCCGAAACGGGCGCCATCCTGCGCACGCTCGAATCGAACCGCTTCGTCACGGGAGTCACCTGGGTCGACGGCGAGCTCTGGCACGGCACCTGGGAAGGCGACGAGAGCGACCTGCGGCGCATCGATCCGCGCACGGGCGAAGTGCTGCAGAAGCTCGACCTGCCCCCGGGAGTCCCCATGTCAGGGCTCGAATCCGACGGCGCCGATCGGTTCTTCTGCGGCGGCTCGAAGACCGGGAAGGTGCGCGCCGTGCGCCGGCCGCGGGCCGTGTCGGAATCGCGCCCCGCCAAACGTCGTACCGGTGGAGGAACACCGAAATGA